From Sulfurovum zhangzhouensis, one genomic window encodes:
- a CDS encoding peptidoglycan-binding protein, producing the protein MKKVKQLSVLVSSALLVSNVAYADFGDAVVGGVVGGAVGSVITNEVYNKNKQQSTQPQQRKSSAPSQKYYAPQMTDEKRIQRSLSSLGFYRGRIDGQVNSYETRAAIKEMNMAYEISNNASLKPEAKDTLIFLGTLFEFDRYLNAQSSDRDTQNRKIQAALKLHGYYHGTIDGALGSGSRNAISQYKADNGMGYGGSLDFEQEYQLINSAKEKNDKNIEESIASLKALGRPALQQNKVIDVQQSSQLSTH; encoded by the coding sequence ATGAAAAAAGTCAAACAGTTATCAGTTCTTGTTTCCAGTGCGTTATTGGTCAGTAATGTCGCTTATGCAGACTTTGGTGATGCCGTAGTCGGTGGTGTAGTTGGTGGTGCTGTCGGTTCAGTTATCACTAATGAAGTCTATAATAAAAATAAACAACAATCTACCCAACCCCAGCAAAGAAAATCTTCTGCTCCAAGTCAGAAGTATTATGCCCCTCAAATGACCGATGAAAAAAGGATTCAAAGATCACTTTCCAGCCTAGGATTTTATAGAGGGCGTATTGATGGTCAGGTCAATTCCTATGAAACCCGTGCAGCAATCAAAGAGATGAATATGGCCTATGAGATCAGCAACAATGCTTCACTTAAACCTGAAGCAAAAGATACACTTATTTTTCTTGGTACACTTTTTGAGTTTGACAGATATCTGAATGCTCAAAGCAGTGATAGAGATACACAAAATAGAAAGATTCAGGCAGCATTGAAGCTTCATGGTTACTATCATGGTACCATTGACGGTGCTTTAGGTAGCGGAAGTAGAAATGCTATCAGTCAATACAAAGCAGATAACGGCATGGGTTATGGCGGTTCACTTGACTTTGAACAAGAATATCAGCTTATCAATAGTGCCAAAGAAAAAAATGATAAAAATATTGAAGAGTCAATTGCTTCCCTTAAAGCACTGGGAAGACCTGCGTTACAACAAAACAAAGTGATTGATGTACAACAGTCCTCACAACTTTCTACACACTAA
- a CDS encoding epoxyqueuosine reductase QueH gives MLVHICCSVDSHYFLQKLREDYPNEKLTGFFYDPNIHPYSEYRLRLLDVKRSCKMLGIDLIEGEYDTEGWLKAVRGLEKEPEKGARCSVCFDNRFEVTAKQAVSMLEENFTSTLLTSPKKSLVQLKRAGDALANKFGLKFHAPDYRKASGTQEQNQMAKEDALYRQDYCGCIFGLTMQREQQDKLADELFTPISNQIQPESIDARLEMYEKRLDLEEQGKKYQIIKERFLNWRLLSGLLRVRKEVVPAHFLPYSTLKGTYTRGKMEYSVKEVHHMNRDEVRFITLDYYNSLAGTAYKNITELIFNPPSFDAEMDIRAKIVHSHFDMGAILVVEEIPDKKLEIICESKTYSDVKESLIVLD, from the coding sequence GTGTTAGTACATATTTGCTGTTCGGTTGACAGCCATTATTTCCTTCAAAAACTCCGTGAAGACTATCCAAATGAAAAGCTGACCGGATTCTTTTACGATCCAAACATCCATCCATACAGCGAATACCGTCTTAGACTGCTCGATGTAAAGCGTAGCTGCAAGATGCTCGGTATTGACCTGATAGAAGGAGAGTATGATACGGAAGGCTGGCTAAAAGCGGTCAGAGGACTTGAAAAAGAACCTGAGAAAGGTGCAAGATGTTCAGTCTGCTTTGATAACCGTTTTGAAGTAACTGCAAAACAAGCAGTAAGTATGCTGGAAGAGAACTTTACTTCTACTTTGCTTACCAGTCCCAAGAAGTCTCTTGTACAGCTCAAACGTGCCGGTGATGCCCTGGCAAACAAGTTTGGACTTAAGTTTCATGCGCCAGATTATAGAAAAGCTTCAGGGACACAGGAACAAAACCAGATGGCAAAAGAAGATGCACTCTACCGCCAAGACTATTGCGGATGTATCTTCGGACTTACAATGCAGCGTGAGCAGCAAGATAAACTTGCAGATGAACTCTTTACCCCTATTTCAAACCAGATTCAACCGGAATCTATCGATGCCAGACTTGAAATGTATGAAAAACGTCTAGACCTTGAAGAGCAAGGGAAAAAATATCAAATTATCAAAGAACGTTTTTTGAATTGGCGATTGCTCTCAGGCCTTTTAAGGGTGCGTAAAGAGGTCGTTCCTGCACATTTCTTGCCGTATTCAACACTCAAAGGTACCTATACAAGAGGTAAAATGGAATACAGTGTAAAAGAAGTACACCATATGAACCGTGATGAGGTCCGTTTTATTACTCTTGATTACTATAACAGCTTGGCAGGCACAGCATATAAGAATATCACTGAACTCATCTTCAATCCGCCTTCTTTTGATGCGGAGATGGATATACGTGCCAAGATCGTACATTCCCATTTTGATATGGGAGCGATTCTTGTAGTTGAAGAGATACCGGACAAAAAGCTGGAGATCATCTGTGAATCCAAAACTTACAGTGATGTTAAGGAGTCATTAATAGTGCTTGACTAA
- the lpxB gene encoding lipid-A-disaccharide synthase, giving the protein MKLLVSALEPSANLHLKEVLKHTQDVELMGIFEKSISHGTPLYDISEMAIMGFVDAIKKIRWFFKVADEMVELAADADKVLLMDSSGFNLPLSKKLKEKYPDKEIIYYILPQVWASRPKRVEKLEKYCDRLLGILPFETEYYPSGKAEYVGHPLLDEIDVVRNDTRVKGVVAFLPGSRVSEITKLMPIYLEVRRKLGNDIHPLLVIPPSFSKQKIAKLYNGNREFEIVRDTHKALSRSEFAFICSGTATLEAALIGTPFTLAYIAKKIDYFIGRKLFNITQVGLANIILTRFNGTTLHNELLQEDVTVENLLVEYRDTDQTIFAKKAKELREYLSHGSSKNVAEIIME; this is encoded by the coding sequence ATGAAACTACTCGTCTCAGCCCTTGAGCCATCAGCGAATCTCCATCTAAAAGAGGTACTTAAACATACTCAGGATGTAGAGCTTATGGGTATATTTGAAAAAAGTATATCTCACGGTACACCGCTATATGATATCTCTGAAATGGCGATTATGGGATTTGTAGATGCGATTAAAAAAATTCGTTGGTTTTTCAAAGTAGCTGATGAGATGGTGGAGCTGGCAGCAGATGCTGACAAAGTACTTTTAATGGACTCCTCAGGTTTTAACCTGCCTCTTTCAAAAAAGTTGAAAGAGAAATATCCAGATAAAGAGATCATCTACTATATCCTTCCACAGGTATGGGCAAGTCGTCCTAAGCGTGTGGAAAAGCTGGAGAAATACTGTGACAGGCTACTAGGGATCCTGCCGTTTGAGACCGAATACTATCCAAGCGGGAAAGCAGAGTATGTGGGACATCCTCTGTTAGATGAGATCGATGTAGTTCGCAATGATACAAGAGTTAAAGGAGTTGTTGCATTTCTTCCCGGTAGCCGCGTAAGTGAGATCACTAAGCTCATGCCTATCTATCTTGAAGTAAGACGCAAACTGGGTAATGATATCCACCCTCTTTTGGTGATCCCGCCCTCTTTTAGTAAACAAAAGATAGCCAAACTCTACAATGGCAACAGAGAGTTTGAGATCGTACGTGATACCCATAAAGCGCTGAGCCGATCAGAATTCGCATTTATCTGTTCGGGAACAGCGACACTGGAAGCTGCTTTGATCGGTACACCTTTTACCCTGGCCTATATCGCTAAAAAGATCGATTACTTTATAGGTAGAAAGCTATTCAATATCACACAGGTAGGATTGGCAAATATCATTCTTACACGTTTTAATGGTACAACCTTGCACAATGAACTGCTTCAAGAGGATGTCACGGTAGAAAACCTGCTTGTAGAATACAGAGATACCGACCAAACAATATTTGCCAAAAAAGCTAAAGAACTTAGAGAGTACTTGTCACATGGCAGCAGCAAAAACGTAGCAGAAATTATAATGGAATAA
- a CDS encoding nitrilase-related carbon-nitrogen hydrolase, protein MDESIFKVAAVQAVPVFFDRESTVEKACRLIKEASQNGARLIVFPEVFVPGYPDWVWNGPASQISLNQELYGLYSLKKRLKNIM, encoded by the coding sequence ATGGATGAAAGTATTTTCAAAGTAGCTGCAGTGCAGGCAGTTCCTGTTTTTTTTGATCGTGAATCTACTGTCGAGAAAGCATGCAGGCTGATCAAAGAAGCTTCTCAGAATGGTGCTCGTCTTATCGTTTTTCCTGAAGTGTTTGTCCCGGGTTACCCGGACTGGGTGTGGAATGGACCTGCAAGCCAGATCTCTTTAAACCAGGAACTTTACGGCTTATACAGTTTGAAAAAACGGTTGAAGAATATAATGTAG
- a CDS encoding APC family permease: protein MKRSNSRRTITLLGAISIGIGGMVGGGIFAVLGEAVSLAHGATMVAFLVAGIVAVLSAYSYAKLSVHYQNRGGTVVFVNHAFGFNLLSGSLNLLLWLSYLVTISLYAVAFASYGATFFPQPSESWLRHLLISIAIVLPTAINLISASFVSRSESLIVFIKVILLLLIIVSGSGYIEVERLSPVEWGTPFSIFIAGMIIFVAYEGFELIANASEDIENPESNLPKAFFISVISVIVLYILIAIITVGTVSSDTLLKAKDYALAVAAEPALGKTGFTIVTIAALLATFSAINATIYGNARLSYTLAKEGELPEELENEREDIPFVGVLITTLLSLILANTIDLREIAIIGSAGFLLIFTLINLSAFKLSKHIHASTMVTLISTSASFISLLTLLIHTSKDTPQALWVFISFIIFSILFEWGYGKFFRGHFFNQPY from the coding sequence ATGAAAAGATCAAACTCCAGAAGAACAATAACACTACTTGGAGCTATCTCTATAGGAATTGGCGGTATGGTAGGCGGAGGTATCTTTGCTGTATTGGGTGAAGCTGTATCATTAGCCCATGGAGCTACAATGGTGGCATTTTTGGTAGCGGGTATTGTAGCCGTGTTGTCAGCATATTCCTATGCAAAACTATCTGTACACTATCAGAACCGTGGAGGTACAGTTGTTTTCGTGAACCATGCCTTTGGCTTCAACCTTCTCTCCGGTAGTCTCAATCTTTTGCTATGGCTCAGTTATCTGGTGACGATATCTCTCTATGCCGTAGCATTTGCATCATATGGTGCAACCTTTTTCCCACAACCCTCTGAATCATGGTTGCGGCATCTACTCATCAGTATAGCTATTGTTTTACCTACAGCGATCAATCTGATCAGTGCCTCGTTTGTAAGCAGATCAGAATCTTTGATAGTATTTATCAAAGTGATATTATTGTTGTTGATTATCGTTTCAGGGAGCGGTTATATAGAAGTAGAGAGACTTTCTCCTGTGGAGTGGGGAACACCGTTTTCGATCTTTATTGCGGGTATGATCATATTTGTAGCTTATGAAGGATTTGAGCTAATTGCCAATGCTTCAGAAGATATCGAAAACCCTGAATCCAATCTACCTAAAGCTTTTTTTATCTCGGTGATCTCTGTTATTGTACTTTATATCCTTATTGCTATTATCACGGTGGGGACTGTTTCAAGCGATACACTTCTTAAAGCCAAGGATTATGCACTTGCCGTTGCTGCCGAACCTGCTCTGGGTAAGACAGGTTTCACAATTGTTACGATAGCAGCACTACTAGCAACCTTTTCTGCGATCAATGCCACTATCTATGGAAATGCCAGACTCAGTTATACCCTGGCCAAAGAAGGAGAGCTTCCTGAAGAGCTGGAAAATGAAAGAGAAGATATTCCGTTTGTAGGGGTTTTGATCACGACACTGTTGAGTTTGATATTAGCTAACACCATTGATCTCAGAGAGATTGCCATTATCGGGAGTGCCGGTTTTTTACTGATCTTTACCCTGATCAATCTCAGTGCGTTTAAACTTTCCAAACATATCCATGCAAGTACTATGGTTACACTGATTTCCACTTCAGCCAGCTTTATTTCTCTACTGACGCTATTGATCCATACCTCAAAGGATACACCACAAGCTCTTTGGGTATTTATCTCATTTATCATATTTTCGATTCTCTTTGAATGGGGATACGGAAAATTTTTCAGGGGTCATTTTTTCAACCAGCCGTACTAA